From Asterias rubens chromosome 6, eAstRub1.3, whole genome shotgun sequence, one genomic window encodes:
- the LOC117291477 gene encoding alpha-1,6-mannosylglycoprotein 6-beta-N-acetylglucosaminyltransferase A-like isoform X3, translating to MQPEAKCSYLDDELRGFPDCTKKVAWMKEMWSSDPCYKKYGVDGSDCSFLIYLSEVETWCPKLKWRKQTPKSLLVNSERPKATIQKDKAGLMTVLNKAYLNKLEWVRLRIDRMWDSKWMPAAEVLEKKQDLTNREQKKILIHMGLLTKESGFKIAEKAFSGGPLGELVQWSDILASLYILGHELEVSVTYSSLKTFLKGKGVVSQSCPIGGERPFDLVYIDIVGLKQFKKASGSLWKQLNCMLRVIDSFGTEPAYNIRKYMKRTGRKTDWGGWELLPTQFFTMFPHTPDNSYMGFVVENNEETQTKKSRKRDNKALVYGKMSYMWKEANAHKFLEIINQRFEIHATVHVDQNQTEEVDAVPSYIHNHGILSVHDLQHLLKETKLFIGLGFPYEGPAPLEAIANGCMFLNPSFGPPKSKSNTKFFKNKPTERELTSQHPYAEVYIGKPHVWTINVQNSSAVQEAIDEISRVDSPQPYLPYEFQCEGMLQRLNAYISNQDFCNHPNSWPPKSAMHIRTSKLNQSCKKRCMEDDLICEPTWFHHLNYKDVIEKKFGAECKTVDEVDEVYVPAINPVLSSCKIQTNSLLFSCAGQDQDLRRICPCRTYIKGQVALCQECIL from the exons TGGATGAAAGAAATGTGGTCATCTGATCCTTGTTATAAAAAGTATGGCGTCGATGGCAGTGACTGCTCATTTCTTATTTACCTGAGTGAGGTAGAAACATGGTGTCCTAAGCTCAAATGGAGAAAACAGACACCCAAATCTCTTCTGGTAAATTCAGAAAGACCAAAG GCGACGATACAGAAGGACAAGGCTGGTCTGATGACCGTCCTAAACAAGGCGTATTTGAATAAGTTGGAGTGGGTGAGACTACGTATTGACAGAATGTGGGACAGTAAATGGATGCCCGCTGCGGAAGTGCTGGAGAAAAAACAAGACCTTACAAACAGAGAGCAGAAAAAG aTCTTGATCCACATGGGTTTGCTTACTAAAGAGTCAGGGTTTAAGATTGCCGAGAAGGCCTTCTCTGGTGGACCTCTTGGTGAGCTCGTTCAGTGGAGCGATATATTGGCCTCACTTTACATCCTTGGGCATGAACTGGAAGTCTCTGTTACTTATTCATCTTTAAAAAC ATTTTTGAAAGGAAAGGGTGTGGTCAGCCAAAGTTGCCCCATCGGAGGTGAACGTCCTTTCGACCTGGTCTACATTGACATTGTTGGTCTGAAACAATTTAAGAAAGCATCAGGGTCACTCTGGAAGCAGCTCAA TTGTATGCTGCGAGTTATAGATTCGTTTGGCACGGAACCAGCCTACAACATCCGCAAGTACATGAAGAGAACAGGCCGGAAAACTGACTGGGGAGGCTGGGAACTACTCCCAACACAATTCTTTACCATGTTTC CCCACACTCCTGATAACTCTTACAtgggttttgttgttgaaaacaaTGAAGAAACTCAAACAAAGAAATCTAGGAAAAGAGACAACAAAGCCTTGGTATATGGCAAGATGTCTTACATGTGGAAG GAAGCGAATGCACATAAGTTTCTGGAGATTATTAATCAGAGGTTTGAGATTCATGCGACTGTTCATGTTGATCAGAATCAAACTGAAGAGGTGGATGCTGTACCATCCTATATACACAATCATGGCATACTCTCAGTACATGATCTTCAGCATCTACTTAAAGAAACAAAG CTTTTTATTGGACTAGGGTTTCCTTATGAAGGCCCAGCACCATTGGAAGCTATTGCTAATGGCTGTATGTTCCTCAACCCATCATTTGGACCACCAAAGAGTAAATCTAATACCAAGTTCTTCAAGAACAAGCCAACTGAGAGGGAG TTGACATCCCAGCATCCGTATGCAGAGGTATACATTGGCAAGCCACATGTATGGACTATTAATGTTCAGAACTCCTCCGCTGTTCAAGAAGCCATTGATGAAATCAGCAGAGTGGATTCACCTCAGCCCTACCTACCTTATGAATTCCAATGTGAAGGAATGCTGCAGAGATTAAATGCCTAcatctcaaatcag GATTTCTGCAATCATCCCAATTCCTGGCCACCTAAATCAGCAATGCACATAAGAACATCTAAGTTGAACCAATCCTGCAAAAAGAGATGTATGGAGGATG ATTTAATTTGTGAACCAACATGGTTTCATCATCTGAATTATAAAGATGTCATTGAAAA AAAGTTTGGTGCAGAGTGCAAGACTGTGGATGAAGTTGATGAGGTGTATGTGCCAGCAATCAATCCAGTATTATCATCCTGTAAAATACAAACCAATAGCCTTTTATTTAGCTGCGCTGGACAGGATCAAGATTTGAGACGAATCTGTCCGTGCAGAACTTACATCAAAGGGCAAGTAGCCTTATGCCAAGAATGTATATTATGA